ccctctattttgttaaataagaaaataaacttatattttccaaaataataaaaataaaaccttaagttcaattttcaataattttattttttaatataatcaactatAAGACAATCTTTAACACGACcagatataaaaaatttaatttggattattattaagttttatttggaaaacttacaaaaatattagaatttgggttaccttttacaaaaatactgtcacacgaaaaagttttcaaaaatactgtgtttttataaaatatagtaaaacacaaaacagaacaactctaaacaacagtagaacaccagtgaaaatttaatacagtatactgcagtatgaaacttataaaaaaatacagtaaaaaaataaaaaataccgtctggcagtattttagtaaaaaaatgacaaaagttagtataccatgtaaatttcccttttattttgacaaaaaatcagtttaagatcctatttgtacaattttaaaaaacacaGAATATTttctcatttaacaaaatagataaTCCAATTAGTAATGTTTATAAAACACaagttcaaaataatatttactatttacccttaaatctaaaataaaacaataattaaattcaaatgCATAATAAATCATTAGAGAGAGGAAGGAAACAAACATGGTGCAACTCGTTAGATATGGACAAAAAAAACATGGATAATGCCAACAAATGAGAGGCTGGAATGAACTTATACTTTCCATAGAAAATGTCtcctctttttattttatttctatttttttttttctgttctaTCTTGGCTTTTCAAACCACCTTCctctttttttgaaaacaagaaaattaaatatgattGCACTCAAAGCCATTCGAACTCCATTCACAGCCTCAAAACTCAATTCTTTTAACACAGCCAGATTGTCCAACAACAAAAATATTTCAACCCTTTGCCTCAGCAAGTCCACTGATTCTGACTCCGAAGATCCCTCACCTAAAGGGGATCCTCAGAAGCAAGAGCTTCTTGCCCGCATAGCCCAACTTCAAACTCAGAAAGTCCGAGTTACCGAGTACTTAGACGAAAAATCATCATATCTAACACAGTTTGCAGAAGAAGCTGAAGCTGAATTTGGCAAGGTTGGAGAAGAAGCTTTGAAAGAAATCGACGAAGCTGGTGATAGGGTCAGCACCACTGCATTACGTTCCTATTTGTCCATGCAATGTATCAAAATGATAAGAACTTGGTTtcatgcaatatttttttagtgacaACCCTTTTGTTTGATCATTGTGGATAAGCAGATAATGGAGAATATCAAGGGCAAAATGCAGGAGTTTGAGGAGTCTGCAGAGCAGAACAGACTGGAGATTGAAGAGAGTGAAAACGAGTTAGCAGCGCTTGAAGGTCAGATAGAAGAAGACCGAAATGAAGGATTGTTCTTTAAGAACCTGAGGGAGAGGACACCTGAACAGAAAGTGGAAGCTAAGGAGGAAATGAGAAAGATTAAACAGGTTACGAAACAAAGTGCTGAGTCAAAGATTAGGAGAAACATTTACCTCGGTTTGATTGGGTTGGTAGGCATTGCAATTGCTGATTCTATCATCTCTACTTCGTCTGATTGGCGAAAAGCCGCAGTTCTTGCGGCTATTTTAGCAGGTTTGATTTCACAAGTCATCTATGAGCAGAGTATATTGTCAGATACAAATAAAACAGGAAAAACTAAgtcggaggaaaagaaaaagtaacTGTAACATCCCAAAACAGAAATTTTAAGTTTAAGCCCCCCCAAATTGTGGTCGGAGGAATATAGCATGATTAATAGACCCAAGTAAGAACTAATGACTTGGGCTTGATATATCAAGACACTTTGCTTTTGCATCATCAAAATAGCTGGTCATGGTGATATGACTGAAATCACCATAAACCTTTGTAAATTAGTTCCATTTGATGCTTGTCCAAATTTCTCTATGTGATCACTGTAAAGCTATCAAATTAAGATAGCTTGAACAGTCCATATGAATGCATCTATAGTCATATATTCATCTCTCCTGCATGAACTATGTAAATATAGCTTTGACAGTCAATGAATGCACCTATATTCTTTTGTATTGAAGaaacataaaatatgtaaaCAAATCTGCATATTATTGCTAACAAGCTTCCAATGAAAATGATAGTTAGGCCATCTATGAGCACAATTTATTGTCAGGaccaacaaaatataaaataaataaataaaaagttacgTCCGTACATCCCTAATGGAGCAGTGTTTATAAGTTTTGACCGCAACAGTTAGGAGGAATGTAGCATGACCAATAAACCCAAGTAAAAAACTCATTACTTAGGCATAATATATCAAGCTATTTTGCTTTTGCATCATCTTAGTAGCTGATCATGGTGATATGACTGAAAATCACCAAAACCATTAAAGTTAGCAGTCATCCGATGCTTGTCCATATTTCTAGATCAATGGATCCTGATATAGTTGTTAAAGTTATCAAACTAATATAACTGTTGATAGATGCAGATATATCATTACATTCTTTGAATTTACAAAGCATAATCTATGTAACAAATCTGCCTAGTCAAGCTAACAAGACTAAAATCAAAAGGATGATACATCTAGAAAGTTATTAGAATGAGGCAAAAAAAAGCAAAAAGCACAAaagagaaaaaggaaaaaagatgCAATATTAAAGTATCTCACCATTGCATTGGCATTTCAGCAGAAAAAGCACATCCAATAGTTTTGCTTTTTCTTTTATGACTCACAAATATTTATAGTTTTCTACTGCCAAACAATGCTATTGCCAGGTTTTCCAGGAGTGCTCCACAAAAATGTAAATGGCCCAGAATTGAATTTACTATGCCACTAATAATTCAAAGTTGGCATTCAGGTTACCCAACAAACGCTTTCCAGGAGTGCTTCATATATTTGTCTAGAAAGAACAAGAATCCGAACTGCACCAGGAGAATTTCGCAATTATTACAGAACACCAGGAA
This region of Cannabis sativa cultivar Pink pepper isolate KNU-18-1 chromosome 7, ASM2916894v1, whole genome shotgun sequence genomic DNA includes:
- the LOC115697324 gene encoding uncharacterized protein LOC115697324; protein product: MRGWNELILSIENVSSFYFISIFFFLFYLGFSNHLPLFLKTRKLNMIALKAIRTPFTASKLNSFNTARLSNNKNISTLCLSKSTDSDSEDPSPKGDPQKQELLARIAQLQTQKVRVTEYLDEKSSYLTQFAEEAEAEFGKVGEEALKEIDEAGDRIMENIKGKMQEFEESAEQNRLEIEESENELAALEGQIEEDRNEGLFFKNLRERTPEQKVEAKEEMRKIKQVTKQSAESKIRRNIYLGLIGLVGIAIADSIISTSSDWRKAAVLAAILAGLISQVIYEQSILSDTNKTGKTKSEEKKK